Proteins encoded in a region of the Geobacillus genomosp. 3 genome:
- the tig gene encoding trigger factor, translated as MSVKWEKLEGNEGVLTVEVDAEQVNKGLDAAFKKVVKNVTLPGFRKGKVPRVLFEKRFGVEALYQDALDILLPEAYAKAVEEAGIEPVSMPEIDIEQMEKGKSLIFKAKVTVKPEVKLGQYKGLEVEKMDATVTDEDVENELKRLQENYAELVVKEDGTVENGDTAVIDFEGFVDGEPFEGGKAENYSLEIGSGTFIPGFEEQLVGMKAGEEKEIEVTFPEEYHAEQLAGKPAMFKVKVHEVKAKQLPALDDEFAKDVDEEVETLDELKAKIRARLEEAKKNEAEAAVRNAVVEKAAANAEIDIPAVMVQNETDRMLREFDQRLQMQGLNLQLYYQFSGQDEAALREQMKEDAEKRVRAALTLEAIAEAENIDVTDEEVNEELEKMAAAYNLSVDKLKELLGSLDGVKEDVKWRKTVDFLVEHSTVAA; from the coding sequence ATGTCAGTCAAATGGGAAAAGCTTGAAGGAAACGAAGGGGTATTGACCGTTGAGGTCGATGCAGAACAGGTGAACAAAGGCTTGGACGCCGCGTTCAAAAAAGTGGTGAAAAACGTCACGCTTCCGGGCTTCCGTAAAGGGAAAGTGCCGCGTGTCTTGTTTGAAAAACGGTTTGGCGTTGAAGCGCTCTACCAAGACGCGCTCGATATTTTGCTGCCGGAAGCGTATGCGAAAGCGGTTGAAGAAGCAGGCATTGAACCGGTATCGATGCCGGAAATCGACATTGAGCAAATGGAAAAAGGGAAAAGCTTAATTTTTAAAGCGAAAGTGACCGTGAAACCGGAAGTAAAGCTCGGCCAATACAAAGGGCTTGAAGTCGAAAAAATGGATGCGACGGTGACGGACGAAGATGTCGAAAATGAGCTGAAGCGCCTGCAAGAAAACTATGCCGAACTGGTCGTCAAAGAAGACGGGACAGTAGAAAACGGCGATACGGCTGTCATTGACTTTGAAGGGTTTGTCGACGGCGAACCGTTTGAAGGCGGCAAAGCGGAAAACTATTCGCTCGAAATCGGCTCCGGGACGTTCATTCCTGGATTTGAAGAGCAGCTTGTCGGCATGAAAGCGGGCGAAGAAAAAGAAATTGAAGTCACCTTCCCGGAAGAGTACCATGCGGAACAACTCGCTGGCAAACCGGCGATGTTCAAGGTGAAAGTGCACGAAGTGAAAGCGAAACAACTGCCGGCGCTTGACGATGAATTTGCGAAAGACGTCGATGAAGAGGTCGAAACGCTTGACGAATTGAAGGCGAAAATTCGCGCCCGCCTGGAAGAAGCGAAAAAGAACGAGGCGGAAGCGGCGGTGCGCAACGCGGTCGTCGAGAAAGCAGCGGCCAACGCGGAAATTGACATTCCGGCTGTCATGGTACAAAACGAGACCGACCGGATGCTTCGCGAATTTGACCAGCGCCTGCAAATGCAAGGGCTGAACTTGCAGCTGTATTACCAGTTTTCCGGCCAAGACGAAGCGGCGCTGCGCGAGCAAATGAAAGAAGACGCCGAAAAACGGGTTCGCGCGGCTCTGACGCTTGAAGCGATCGCCGAAGCGGAAAACATCGACGTGACGGACGAAGAAGTGAACGAAGAGCTCGAAAAAATGGCGGCAGCCTACAACTTGAGCGTTGACAAGTTAAAAGAGCTGCTCGGCAGCTTGGACGGCGTCAAAGAAGATGTAAAATGGCGGAAAACGGTCGATTTTCTTGTAGAGCATAGCACGGTTGCGGCATAA
- a CDS encoding tetratricopeptide repeat protein: MGNGKKGKIIMFPQTKERLIEEAFAALEAKQYKEALRFLRAAEQLGDGSFPIRLGLAVCCYELGEYDEAQWRLAALLNEQPNNSELLQMYVALLLQTNRYREAETLIRSALRRQTLPVSLREQLRQLLRFSEKMNARPLPPAERKRVKRLLESEDIAEHMQLIKQLEKEDIAPVLSLLKQYLSEPKKSPMAKTMLLRLLTVKQIDEAVTVEKFGRLIDVVPSALNEQAETEFASTLLRLLEQRLTAESPSLYETASEIWLRYAYILYPFPPEPADADLWLAALHWMASRFQGMDADMDTLAARYGVAAAEMAKLCKKLHEIEKLSYL; this comes from the coding sequence ATGGGAAACGGAAAAAAAGGAAAAATCATTATGTTTCCGCAAACGAAAGAACGGTTGATCGAAGAGGCGTTCGCGGCGCTCGAAGCAAAGCAGTACAAGGAAGCGCTCCGTTTTTTGCGCGCCGCCGAACAGCTTGGCGATGGCAGTTTTCCGATCCGGCTCGGGCTTGCGGTTTGCTGCTACGAACTCGGGGAATACGATGAGGCACAATGGCGTCTGGCCGCGTTGCTTAACGAACAGCCGAACAACAGCGAACTGCTGCAAATGTATGTTGCCCTGCTGTTGCAAACAAACCGATACCGCGAAGCGGAAACATTGATCCGCTCCGCCTTGCGCCGCCAGACGTTGCCGGTTTCGCTGCGCGAACAGCTTCGCCAGCTGCTCCGGTTCAGCGAAAAAATGAATGCCCGCCCATTGCCGCCCGCCGAACGGAAGCGGGTGAAACGATTGCTTGAATCGGAGGATATCGCCGAGCACATGCAGCTTATTAAACAATTGGAAAAGGAAGACATCGCCCCGGTACTGTCGTTGCTTAAGCAATATTTAAGTGAACCGAAAAAAAGCCCGATGGCGAAAACGATGCTGCTTCGGCTTTTGACGGTAAAACAGATCGACGAGGCGGTGACGGTCGAGAAGTTTGGCCGTCTCATCGATGTCGTCCCCTCCGCCTTGAACGAACAGGCGGAAACGGAATTCGCTTCAACGCTGCTCCGCCTGCTTGAACAGCGGCTCACTGCTGAAAGCCCAAGCTTATATGAAACCGCGTCGGAAATTTGGCTTCGCTATGCGTACATCTTGTATCCGTTCCCGCCGGAACCGGCCGATGCTGACCTATGGCTTGCCGCCCTCCATTGGATGGCGAGCCGCTTTCAAGGGATGGATGCTGATATGGACACATTGGCCGCCCGCTACGGCGTAGCGGCGGCGGAGATGGCGAAGCTTTGCAAAAAGCTGCACGAAATAGAGAAACTTTCCTACCTCTAA
- the leuD gene encoding 3-isopropylmalate dehydratase small subunit, producing the protein MKPFTIHRGKTAGIDRANIDTDQIIPKQFLKRIERTGFGQFLFYDWRYLSDGTPNPEFELNRPENEGATILVAGENFGCGSSREHAPWALQDYGFRAIIAPSFADIFYNNCLKNGLLPIRLDQEDVRYLLRQSERADYELTVSLEEQRVFDDEGFSRPFDIDPYRKQLLLKGWDEIDLTFVYEPHIAAYEQKHCPRP; encoded by the coding sequence ATGAAGCCGTTTACGATTCACCGCGGGAAAACCGCCGGCATCGACCGAGCGAATATCGATACCGACCAAATCATCCCAAAACAGTTTCTAAAACGGATCGAGCGCACCGGATTCGGCCAGTTTCTATTTTATGATTGGCGGTATTTGAGCGACGGTACGCCGAACCCGGAGTTTGAGCTGAACCGTCCGGAAAATGAAGGGGCAACAATTCTTGTCGCCGGCGAAAATTTTGGCTGCGGCTCGTCGCGCGAGCACGCGCCGTGGGCGCTTCAAGATTACGGATTTCGCGCGATCATCGCCCCGTCATTTGCCGATATTTTTTACAATAACTGCTTAAAGAATGGGCTGCTGCCGATCCGGCTTGATCAGGAAGATGTCCGCTATCTATTGCGCCAAAGCGAGCGCGCCGACTATGAGCTGACTGTGTCGCTTGAAGAGCAGCGCGTGTTTGATGACGAAGGGTTTTCGCGCCCGTTTGACATTGACCCGTACCGAAAACAGCTGCTCTTAAAAGGATGGGACGAGATTGATTTAACGTTTGTATACGAACCACATATTGCCGCCTATGAGCAAAAACATTGTCCGCGGCCGTAA
- the leuC gene encoding 3-isopropylmalate dehydratase large subunit, which produces MKPKTIIEKIWENHVVYREEGKPDLLYIDLHLVHEVTSPQAFEGLRQNGRKVRRPDLTFATMDHNVPTVNRFVITDEVARNQIAALERNCREFGVPLADLHSEEQGIVHVIGPELGLTQPGKTIVCGDSHTSTHGAFGALAFGIGTSEVEHVLATQTLWQHKPKTLQIRINGQLGDGVTAKDVILAIIGRYGVGVGTGYIIEFTGEAIRRMSMEERMTICNMSIEAGARAGLISPDETTFAYLRGRKYAPKGEEFEQAVERWRALASDEGAEYDKTIEIDASTIAPMVTWGTNPAMSTSVDGTVPGPEQFASETERNAVRRALEYMGLEPGTPITEIPVQHVFIGSCTNSRISDLRQAANIIKGKKVAPGVRALVVPGSQQVKKQAEEEGLAQIFIDAGFEWRDAGCSACLGMNPDIIPEGEHCASTSNRNFEGRQGKGARTHLVSPAMAAAAAIYGRFVDVRQLEAEPAR; this is translated from the coding sequence ATGAAACCAAAAACGATTATCGAGAAAATATGGGAAAATCATGTCGTCTACCGCGAGGAAGGCAAACCGGATTTGCTGTACATCGATTTGCACTTAGTGCATGAAGTCACTTCCCCGCAGGCGTTTGAGGGGCTGCGCCAAAACGGTCGCAAAGTGCGACGCCCGGACTTGACGTTTGCAACGATGGACCATAACGTGCCGACCGTCAACCGGTTTGTCATCACCGATGAGGTGGCGCGCAACCAAATTGCGGCGCTAGAGCGCAACTGTCGCGAGTTTGGCGTCCCGCTCGCCGATTTGCATAGTGAAGAGCAGGGGATTGTGCACGTGATCGGCCCGGAGCTCGGTTTAACCCAGCCGGGCAAAACGATCGTCTGTGGCGACAGCCATACATCGACACACGGAGCATTTGGCGCCTTGGCATTCGGCATCGGCACCAGCGAAGTCGAGCACGTGTTGGCGACCCAAACGCTTTGGCAGCATAAGCCGAAAACGCTGCAAATCCGCATTAACGGCCAACTTGGCGACGGAGTGACGGCAAAAGACGTTATTTTGGCCATCATCGGCCGTTACGGTGTCGGCGTCGGCACCGGCTATATTATCGAGTTTACCGGCGAGGCGATCCGCCGTATGTCGATGGAAGAGCGGATGACGATTTGCAACATGTCGATTGAAGCCGGAGCGCGCGCCGGTCTCATCAGTCCTGATGAAACGACATTTGCCTATTTGCGCGGCCGCAAATATGCGCCAAAAGGGGAGGAATTCGAGCAGGCGGTCGAACGGTGGCGGGCGCTCGCCAGCGATGAGGGAGCCGAGTATGACAAAACGATCGAAATCGACGCCTCGACCATTGCCCCGATGGTAACGTGGGGCACGAACCCGGCGATGAGCACATCGGTTGACGGGACGGTGCCCGGCCCGGAACAATTTGCAAGCGAAACAGAGCGAAACGCGGTGCGCCGAGCTTTGGAATACATGGGGCTCGAGCCAGGCACACCGATTACGGAAATTCCGGTGCAGCACGTGTTTATCGGCTCTTGTACGAACTCACGCATCAGCGATTTGCGCCAGGCGGCGAACATTATCAAAGGAAAAAAAGTGGCTCCCGGCGTGCGTGCGCTCGTTGTGCCCGGGTCGCAGCAAGTGAAAAAGCAAGCGGAGGAAGAGGGGCTCGCGCAAATTTTCATCGATGCCGGCTTTGAGTGGCGCGATGCCGGCTGCAGCGCCTGTTTAGGCATGAATCCGGACATCATTCCGGAAGGGGAGCATTGCGCTTCCACGTCGAACCGCAACTTTGAAGGGCGGCAAGGAAAAGGGGCGCGCACGCATCTCGTCAGCCCGGCGATGGCCGCCGCTGCCGCCATTTACGGCCGCTTTGTCGACGTGCGGCAGCTTGAGGCTGAGCCGGCCCGATGA
- the leuB gene encoding 3-isopropylmalate dehydrogenase, which yields MGNYRIAVLPGDGIGKEVTSGAVEVLKAVGTRFGHEFTFQYGLIGGAAIDEAGTPLPDETLRLCEQSDAVLLGAVGGPKWDQNPPHLRPEKGLLAIRQQLKLYANLRPVVCHDSLAVSSPLKPDVIRGVDFIIVRELTGGIYFGQPSGRVVENGEEKAIDTLLYKKEEIERIVRMAFMLARGRKKKVTSVDKANVLSSSRLWREVAEEVAKQFPDVELEHMLVDNAAMQLIRAPKQFDIVVTENMFGDILSDEASMLSGSLGMLPSASLSVSGPSLYEPVHGSAPDIAGMRKANPIAAILSAAMMLRLSFGLTAEAEVIEHAVQQALTAGLRTADLAQGSGRIVSTDEMVEEIKNAVLDYTEIAQIMTVYA from the coding sequence ATGGGAAACTATCGGATTGCCGTCTTGCCAGGGGATGGCATCGGTAAAGAAGTGACGTCCGGAGCGGTGGAAGTATTAAAAGCGGTCGGAACCCGGTTTGGCCACGAGTTTACATTCCAATACGGGTTGATTGGCGGAGCGGCGATCGATGAAGCAGGGACGCCGCTCCCTGATGAAACGCTTCGTCTTTGCGAACAAAGCGACGCCGTCTTGCTCGGGGCGGTCGGCGGTCCGAAGTGGGATCAAAATCCTCCGCACTTGCGCCCGGAGAAAGGGCTGCTTGCCATCCGCCAACAGCTTAAGTTGTACGCAAACTTGCGGCCGGTCGTTTGCCATGACAGCTTGGCCGTGTCCTCGCCGCTTAAGCCGGATGTCATCCGCGGCGTCGATTTCATCATTGTCCGCGAGTTGACGGGCGGCATTTACTTTGGTCAACCGAGCGGCCGCGTCGTCGAAAACGGGGAAGAAAAAGCGATTGACACACTCTTATATAAAAAGGAAGAGATCGAACGGATCGTGCGCATGGCGTTTATGCTCGCGCGCGGGCGGAAGAAAAAGGTGACATCGGTTGACAAGGCGAACGTGCTCTCCTCAAGCCGTTTATGGCGGGAAGTGGCCGAAGAGGTCGCCAAACAATTCCCGGACGTAGAGCTCGAGCATATGCTTGTCGATAATGCGGCGATGCAGCTCATCCGCGCGCCGAAACAGTTTGATATCGTTGTGACGGAAAACATGTTTGGCGATATTTTGAGCGATGAGGCGTCAATGCTGTCCGGTTCGCTCGGGATGCTGCCGTCGGCGAGCTTATCCGTCTCGGGGCCGAGCTTGTATGAGCCGGTGCACGGTTCGGCGCCTGATATCGCCGGCATGCGCAAGGCGAATCCGATTGCCGCGATTTTGTCAGCCGCTATGATGCTTCGCCTGTCGTTCGGGCTCACCGCTGAGGCGGAAGTGATCGAGCATGCGGTGCAGCAGGCGCTCACCGCGGGCTTGCGCACAGCTGATCTAGCGCAAGGCAGCGGGCGCATTGTCTCGACAGATGAAATGGTCGAGGAAATCAAAAACGCAGTGCTGGACTATACCGAGATCGCGCAAATTATGACCGTTTATGCATGA
- a CDS encoding 2-isopropylmalate synthase: MRKIKFFDTTLRDGEQSAGVNLNLQEKLEIARQLERLQVDIIEAGFPASSKGDFEAVKQIAETIRTCSVTGLSRSVKGDIDAAWEALKGGAEPRLHLFIATSPIHMVHKLRMTPEQVIEAATEAVKYAKRFFPIVQWSAEDACRSELPFLAKIVTEVIKAGASVINIPDTVGYITPKEYGDIFLYLRNNVPNIENVSLSAHCHDDLGMAVVNSLSAIEHGATQVECTINGIGERAGNAALEEIAVALHIRKDYYQVETRLNLQEIKRTSSLVSKLTGMVVPPNKAVVGKNAFAHESGIHQDGVLKEKTTYEIISPELVGVASNSMVLGKHSGRHALRNRVEELGYALSEEEINQLFIRFKELADKKKDVTDDDLIALIFEEKFDHFKDFYQLSSIQVQYGTNQIPTAVVVLKDGKGRDIQEAATGAGSVEALYNTLERCFQTAVTLLDYRIESVGGGRDALAQVFVKVRVRDVETSGRGTAQDVLEASAKAYINAMNRMFMIEAMRAENEKVATP; this comes from the coding sequence GTGCGAAAAATTAAGTTTTTTGACACAACGTTACGTGACGGGGAACAGTCGGCTGGTGTGAACCTGAACTTGCAAGAAAAGTTGGAGATCGCCCGCCAGCTCGAGCGGCTGCAAGTCGACATTATCGAGGCGGGCTTCCCCGCCTCGTCAAAGGGCGACTTTGAAGCGGTCAAACAAATCGCCGAAACGATAAGAACATGTTCGGTCACCGGGCTGTCACGCTCGGTGAAGGGGGATATTGATGCTGCATGGGAGGCGTTAAAAGGCGGCGCTGAACCCCGGCTCCATTTGTTTATCGCTACATCGCCGATCCATATGGTGCATAAGCTGCGGATGACGCCGGAGCAGGTGATTGAAGCGGCGACCGAAGCGGTGAAATACGCGAAACGTTTCTTCCCGATCGTCCAATGGTCCGCGGAAGATGCTTGCCGGAGCGAGCTGCCGTTTTTGGCGAAAATCGTCACTGAAGTGATCAAAGCTGGCGCTTCAGTGATCAACATTCCAGATACGGTCGGCTATATTACACCAAAAGAGTATGGCGACATTTTCCTCTATTTACGCAACAATGTTCCGAATATTGAAAATGTTTCCCTTTCCGCCCATTGCCATGACGACTTAGGCATGGCGGTCGTCAACTCGCTGTCAGCCATTGAGCACGGGGCAACACAAGTCGAATGCACAATCAACGGCATCGGCGAGCGAGCCGGCAATGCGGCGCTCGAGGAAATCGCTGTCGCCCTTCATATCCGCAAAGACTACTATCAAGTGGAAACGCGTCTGAATCTGCAAGAAATTAAGCGCACGAGCAGTCTAGTCAGCAAGCTGACCGGCATGGTCGTTCCGCCGAATAAAGCGGTCGTCGGCAAAAACGCCTTTGCCCATGAATCAGGCATTCACCAAGATGGTGTTTTAAAAGAAAAAACGACGTACGAAATCATTTCGCCAGAGCTCGTCGGTGTGGCGTCGAACTCGATGGTGCTCGGCAAACATTCCGGGCGCCACGCGCTTCGCAATCGGGTTGAAGAGCTTGGCTACGCGCTTTCGGAAGAGGAAATCAACCAACTGTTCATCCGCTTTAAAGAGTTGGCGGATAAGAAAAAAGATGTTACGGATGATGATTTGATCGCCTTAATTTTCGAGGAGAAGTTCGATCACTTTAAAGATTTTTACCAATTGTCGTCGATCCAAGTGCAATACGGGACAAATCAAATCCCGACAGCGGTCGTCGTTTTAAAAGACGGAAAAGGACGCGACATTCAAGAGGCGGCGACCGGAGCCGGCAGTGTCGAGGCGCTGTACAATACGCTTGAGCGCTGTTTCCAAACAGCGGTGACGCTGCTCGATTACCGGATCGAATCGGTAGGGGGCGGCCGCGATGCGTTAGCACAAGTGTTTGTGAAAGTGCGCGTGCGCGATGTGGAAACAAGCGGGCGCGGCACGGCGCAAGATGTGTTGGAAGCATCGGCGAAAGCGTACATTAATGCGATGAACCGCATGTTTATGATCGAAGCGATGCGTGCCGAAAACGAAAAAGTGGCAACACCATAA
- the ilvC gene encoding ketol-acid reductoisomerase, which yields MAKVYYNGDANEQYLQGKTVAIIGYGSQGHAHAQNLRDSGVRVIVGLRKGKSWEQAEQDGFDVYPVREAAKQADIVMVLLPDEKQPAVYKEEIEPELEPGNALVFAHGFNIHFSQIVPPEHVDVFLVAPKGPGHLVRRTYAEGAGVPALIAVYQDVTGHAKETALAYAKAIGSARAGVLETTFKEETETDLFGEQAVLCGGLTALIKAGFETLVEAGYQPEVAYFECLHEMKLIVDLLYEGGLSWMRYSISDTAQWGDFISGPRVVNDAVKAEMKNILHDIQTGKFAKGWILENQANRPEFNAINRRENEHLIEVVGRELRSMMPFVKAKQNEAVVPGAKN from the coding sequence ATGGCAAAAGTATACTATAACGGAGATGCAAACGAACAATATTTGCAAGGAAAAACGGTCGCGATCATCGGTTACGGTTCACAAGGCCATGCCCATGCGCAAAACTTGCGCGACAGCGGCGTCCGTGTCATCGTCGGATTGCGGAAGGGGAAATCGTGGGAACAGGCGGAACAAGACGGCTTTGACGTCTACCCGGTTCGCGAAGCGGCGAAACAGGCGGATATTGTGATGGTGCTGCTGCCGGATGAAAAGCAGCCGGCGGTTTACAAAGAAGAAATCGAACCGGAACTCGAGCCGGGCAATGCGCTTGTATTTGCCCACGGATTTAACATTCATTTCAGCCAAATTGTTCCGCCGGAGCATGTGGATGTCTTTTTAGTTGCCCCAAAAGGACCGGGCCATCTTGTGCGGCGCACGTACGCGGAAGGAGCCGGAGTACCCGCGCTCATCGCTGTCTACCAAGATGTGACCGGGCACGCGAAAGAAACAGCGCTCGCCTACGCGAAAGCGATTGGCTCCGCGCGGGCAGGGGTGCTTGAGACGACGTTCAAGGAAGAAACGGAAACCGACTTGTTTGGCGAACAGGCGGTGCTTTGCGGCGGGCTGACAGCGCTCATTAAAGCCGGGTTTGAAACGCTCGTCGAAGCCGGGTATCAGCCGGAAGTCGCGTATTTTGAATGTTTGCATGAAATGAAGCTGATCGTCGATCTCCTTTACGAAGGCGGCTTGTCGTGGATGCGCTACTCGATTTCCGATACGGCGCAATGGGGCGACTTTATTTCCGGCCCGCGCGTCGTTAACGACGCTGTGAAAGCGGAAATGAAAAACATTTTGCATGACATTCAGACTGGGAAGTTTGCAAAAGGCTGGATTTTGGAAAACCAAGCGAACCGTCCAGAATTTAACGCCATTAACCGGCGTGAGAACGAACATTTGATTGAAGTCGTCGGACGCGAATTGCGGAGCATGATGCCGTTTGTGAAGGCAAAACAAAACGAGGCGGTGGTGCCAGGTGCGAAAAATTAA
- the ilvN gene encoding acetolactate synthase small subunit, with the protein MRRIITMTVNNRPGVLNRITGLFTKRHYNIESITVGHTEIDGVSRMTFVVNVDDERIAEQIIKQLNKQIDVLKVNDITDQAIVARELALVKVAAAPAVRQEIYTLIEPFRASIVDVSKDSLVIQVTGEPEKVEALIELLRPYGIKEVARTGTTAFTRGAQKAAASQKTAFII; encoded by the coding sequence ATGCGAAGAATTATCACAATGACCGTCAACAACCGTCCAGGCGTGTTAAATCGCATCACCGGACTGTTTACGAAGCGGCATTACAACATTGAAAGTATAACTGTCGGCCATACGGAAATCGACGGGGTATCGCGGATGACGTTCGTCGTCAATGTTGATGATGAACGGATCGCCGAACAAATTATTAAGCAGTTGAACAAGCAAATCGATGTGCTGAAGGTCAATGATATTACCGATCAGGCCATCGTCGCCCGCGAGCTGGCGCTCGTGAAAGTGGCGGCAGCTCCGGCGGTTCGTCAAGAAATTTATACGCTCATCGAACCGTTCCGCGCCTCGATCGTCGACGTGAGCAAAGACAGCCTTGTCATTCAAGTCACCGGCGAGCCGGAAAAAGTCGAAGCATTGATTGAGCTGCTGCGCCCGTACGGCATTAAAGAAGTAGCGCGCACCGGAACGACCGCGTTTACCCGCGGGGCGCAAAAGGCGGCAGCCAGCCAGAAGACGGCGTTTATCATTTAA
- the ilvB gene encoding acetolactate synthase large subunit, with amino-acid sequence MAKMKVEEQAKTKARMSGSLMLIEALKAEQVEVIFGYPGGAVLPLYDELYKAGVFHVLTRHEQGAIHAAEGYARISGKPGVVIATSGPGATNIVTGLTDAMMDSLPLVVFTGQVATSVIGSDAFQEADVVGITMPITKHNYQVRDISELPKIIKEAFHIATTGRPGPVLIDIPKDVTTAEGEFDYDQDVHLPGYQPTTQPNHWQIRRLVEAVSQSKRPVILAGAGILHANAASELRQYAEQQNIPVVHTLLGLGGFPADHPLFLGMAGMHGTYTANMALYECDLLINIGARFDDRVTGNLKYFAPKATVAHIDIDPAEIGKNVPTKIPIVSDAKAALQELIDQQGKPADNAAWLAQLDEWKRRFPLHYEPEAGTIKPQKLVEMIYELTNGEAIVTTDVGQHQMWAAQYYKFNRPNRWVTSGGLGTMGFGLPAAIGAQLADRSATVVSIVGDGGFQMTFQELSVIQELGLPIKVVIVNNQALGMVRQWQELFYDKRYSHSLIPNQPDFVKLAEAYGMPGLRATTEAEAAEVLKQAFAIDGPVLLDFHVRADENVYPMVAPGKGLHEMVGVKACEELSQ; translated from the coding sequence ATGGCAAAGATGAAAGTGGAGGAACAAGCGAAGACGAAGGCGAGAATGAGCGGGTCGCTGATGCTGATTGAAGCGCTCAAGGCGGAGCAGGTCGAAGTCATTTTCGGCTATCCGGGCGGGGCGGTGCTGCCGCTTTACGACGAGCTGTATAAAGCCGGTGTGTTTCACGTGTTAACGCGTCATGAGCAAGGAGCCATCCATGCGGCGGAAGGGTACGCGCGCATTTCCGGGAAACCCGGGGTTGTCATCGCCACCTCCGGCCCGGGAGCAACAAACATCGTTACCGGGTTGACGGACGCCATGATGGATTCGCTGCCGCTCGTCGTCTTTACCGGGCAAGTGGCGACGAGCGTCATCGGTTCGGACGCGTTCCAAGAGGCGGACGTCGTCGGGATCACGATGCCGATCACGAAGCATAACTACCAAGTGCGCGACATCAGTGAGCTGCCGAAAATTATTAAAGAAGCGTTTCATATTGCGACGACCGGGCGGCCAGGTCCGGTATTGATCGACATTCCAAAAGATGTCACGACGGCCGAAGGGGAATTCGATTACGACCAAGATGTCCACCTGCCCGGCTACCAGCCGACGACACAGCCGAATCATTGGCAAATCCGCCGGCTCGTCGAGGCGGTCAGCCAGTCGAAGCGGCCGGTCATTTTAGCCGGCGCCGGCATCTTGCACGCCAATGCGGCCAGTGAATTGCGGCAATACGCCGAGCAGCAAAACATTCCGGTCGTCCATACGCTCCTTGGCCTTGGTGGGTTCCCGGCCGACCACCCGCTTTTCCTCGGCATGGCCGGCATGCACGGCACGTACACGGCGAATATGGCGCTGTATGAGTGCGACTTGCTGATTAACATCGGCGCCCGCTTTGATGACCGGGTCACCGGCAACTTGAAATATTTTGCGCCAAAGGCGACGGTCGCCCATATTGATATCGATCCGGCGGAAATTGGAAAAAATGTACCGACGAAAATCCCGATCGTCAGCGATGCGAAGGCGGCCTTGCAAGAACTGATCGACCAGCAAGGCAAACCGGCCGACAACGCGGCATGGCTCGCGCAGCTTGATGAGTGGAAGCGGCGCTTCCCGCTTCATTACGAACCGGAAGCCGGCACCATCAAACCGCAAAAGTTGGTCGAAATGATTTACGAATTAACGAATGGTGAGGCGATCGTCACGACCGATGTCGGCCAACATCAAATGTGGGCGGCGCAATATTACAAGTTTAACCGACCGAATCGCTGGGTCACCTCCGGAGGGCTTGGCACGATGGGATTCGGACTGCCGGCAGCGATCGGCGCTCAGCTGGCGGATCGGAGCGCGACTGTCGTTTCGATCGTCGGTGACGGCGGCTTCCAAATGACATTCCAAGAGCTGTCGGTCATCCAAGAGTTAGGTCTGCCGATCAAAGTCGTTATCGTCAACAACCAGGCGCTTGGCATGGTGCGGCAATGGCAGGAACTGTTTTATGACAAACGATACTCCCACTCGCTCATTCCGAACCAACCGGATTTCGTGAAATTAGCGGAAGCGTACGGCATGCCAGGGCTGCGGGCGACAACGGAAGCGGAAGCTGCTGAAGTATTAAAACAAGCGTTTGCCATCGATGGTCCGGTGCTGCTTGACTTCCATGTCCGCGCCGACGAAAACGTCTATCCGATGGTGGCGCCCGGAAAAGGGCTTCATGAAATGGTGGGGGTGAAAGCATGCGAAGAATTATCACAATGA